The Methanobrevibacter sp. TLL-48-HuF1 genomic sequence AATTATACTAAACGTTTCCAATATATATTAGATTCAATAAACTTTGATTATCAAAAGGAATATGCCAATGTTACAATCTTTTATAATTTAACAAAGAGTACTAAAATTGAAGATATTAAGAAACATTTTAGTTCAATTCAATATCCATTTAAAAATTTAATTGTTGTAATTGATAATGAAAGAGGTAATAGGAATATTTACAATAAACTTGAAAAAGAAGATATTTTATTTATTCTAAAAAAAGATTTATTAAGTTTAAAAGATGATTTTAATGATAATGATTTTTTTATTTTTGCAGATGTTTCTGTTAATAAGGATTTTATAAAAAAATCATTATTACATTATCAGTATTTATCTAAAAATTTTGGAATTAGGTTTGATGAATATGATAAATTCATGTTTAGTACTACTAATACTTTGGATAATGTTATATTTAATGGTAATTTATTTGAAAATGTAATTGGCCAGTATTTGAATGATGATTTATTGGTTGATATTTATCTTATTTAATAAATATTTGTTGTGTTATGATTATATTTGCTAAAGGTGATTAAAATTAATAAAAATAATATTAAAATTTCAATTGTTATCCCTATTTATGATAATAATAATTATGTTAAAGATTGTCTGCATAGTTTGTTAAATCAAACATTAAAACAAATTGAAATTGTTTGTATAAATTATTGTTCTGATGATTGGCTAAAATATTTTGCTGGTAAAAATGAACATTTTCAAGTATTTTCTAAAAAAAAGTCTGAAAATATAATAAATATTATTAATGGTGAGTATGTAACATTTATTAATCAAGAGGATTTTTTCATGTTTATTACTTTTGATGCATTATATGATTATGTTTGCATTAATAAATGTGATATGCTTTTTTATCCATCAGGAATTATAACTGAAAATAAAGAAATTTTGCACGATGAATATTTTGAGTATTCTTTATTAAATTCACATAAAAATCAAAAAGATTTTATGGATTATTTGTTTTTTAGTTCTCATGAGATTACTAATATTTTATATAATGTTTCTTTTTTAAAAAAGTTGAATTTATCATTTCCAACGGATATAAGTTTTGATAATGTATATTTCTTTTTTAAAACTTTTTTGAGTTCAAATAGTATTGGTTTTTTTGATAGTATAATGGCATTTAAACGAAAAGAAATGCAACCATATTATATTAAAGAAGATATAAAAAAAGAGGAATATCCTATTTTTGGTAACGATTTTTGCAATTATTTTTTTATAAATAATTATGATTTTTCAAAAATTGTATTTAATAAAAGTTATTTTGATACACTTATTAATATTATTAATTTATTTGACAATTTGTTTTTGTTTAATGTTGTTTCAAGAAATTTACTTAATTATATTTGTTGTTTTGTTAAAAAAAGTTATATTTGTGCCGAAAATAAAAATATAATTTTTAATTTAATTAAACATTTTTTTGATGAAATTAATAATAAACATTATATGGATTTTATTCTAAATTTAGATGTGGAAAATCTAATTTTTTATAGAATGATATTAAAATCCCAAACGAATGGAGAATTTATTTTAAATTATAAAATTCGTGAAGTTAAAATGGATAAATATAGTTTGGAAGTATCAAATGGCAATTTGAAAAATAATATTCAAGAGTTATCCTCTGAATTAAATGGTATAAAGCAAGAAGTTGTTCTTCTTAATAATAAATATAATTCTATCAATAAGGAATATAATTCTTTAAATAAGAAGTATGACTCTATAAGTACTGAGTATAATTCTTTAAATAAGAAGTATGACTCTATAAGTACTGAGTATAATTCTTTAAATAAGGAGTATGACTCTATAAGTACTGAGTATAATTTTTTAAATAAGGAGTATAATTCTATCAAAAAAGATTTAATTGCTTTAAGAGGTAGGAACAGATATTTATCCTTAAAAAATAAAAAGTTATTTGAAGAAAATAAAGAATTGGAAGAAGAGATAAAATTGAAGATAACTAATTCAAAAAGTTCTTGGAAAAAGTTGATTAATAAATTTAAGAGTTAATTAGTTATCTGTAATTTTTAATATTTTTTAATGAAAATTGTTTTGGAGGATAATTTTTTGCATAAAAGTTCATTTCAATCAATGGAAAAATTTAAGAATGATTATTTAAACCCAGAAAAACCCTTAAATATTTTGGACATCGGATCTTATGATGCTAGTGATACTTCTTATAATTACGGCAGATTTTTAAGAGAAGATAACTGGAAATATCAGGGTATGGATATTCAGAAAGGTCCTAACATAGACATTGTTGTTTCAGATATTTATAATTGGATTGAAATTGAAGATAATTCTTTTGATGTTGTTGTTTCTGGTCAGGCTTTTGAACATATGGAATTCTTTTGGAAAGCTATAAAAGAAATTGAAAGAATCTTAAAACCTGGAGGATTATGTTGTATTATTGCTCCTAGTGCAGGGCCGGTTCACAAAAATCCTTATGACTGTTTCAGATTCACTGATGATGGTATGAAACAGGTAGCTAATTATGTAGGATTGCAAATATTGGAATGCTATGTTAATGATGATGAAATTTCTTATCCGTGGTATGATTGTGTTTTAATAGCTAGAAAACAGTATGGTGTTAATAATAATCTAGAAAAAAGAATGGATAATCTTGAAAATAAATTAGATTTAATTTTAAAAAAAATTAATGAATAAGTTAATTTTCTTTCATTGTTAGTTAATTAAGGAGGTTTCTTTTTGGTTTTTACAGTTGGTGTTTTTGGATCATGTGTGTCAAGGGATTTATTTAATTCACAAATTGTTCCAAATTATAAAACTTTTTTTCAAATAATTTCTTATTCACAAAGAACATCTATCATTAGTTTGATGCAAAATAACATAAAATTTGATGAAAAGGACATAATATTTGAAAATGATTACAATGATTCTATTAGGTATGATTTAAGTAAATGTTGGCTTTCTGAAATAGCAAATAATCCTCCAGATTATATTATTATGGATGTTATTTATGAATTGATTTTTGGAATTTTAATTTTAGATGATGGAAATATTATTACAAATAATTATTGGGATTTACCAAAAACTAAGTTTTATGAAACTATCAAAGACAAATCAACTGCATTGACAATAATTGAGGATTCAAAAACTTATTTCAAATTATATGAAGAAAGTATAGATTTATTTTTTAATTTTTTAAAAAATAATTGTCAATCTTCAAAGATTATTTTGAATTCTGCAAGATATGCAACAAAAATATTAAAAAAAGACAAGACAATTGTTGATGAAAGTGGAAATAGTTATTTGTTAAATGTTAATAGTTATATTGAAGATTTGGAGTTATACATAGAAAATAATTATGATGTTGAAATTATGTATTTTGGTAGAGATTATTTAGCTGATGAATCTCATATTTGGGGTTCTGGTAGAACACATTATGAAAAGTCTTATTATTCAGATAAATTTAATCAGCTTAAACATATTGTTGAATTTGATAATATTTCAAAAAATTATCAATTTTTGGCAGATAAGAATTTAAATTATGAAAAAGAAATTGAGCATTTACTTTTCCAACAGAAAATTTTAAAAGAAAAATTAATTAAAATACATGATCAAAAAAAGTTTTATTGTAAAAATAATGGTGTTTTAAGAAAAGAAAATATGTTTTTAAAGAAAAAATTAGAAGAAAACTTATAATTTTAATATTTTTTAATGTAATTAGATAATGTTTTTATAGCTAAAAAACAAAATAATTGTAATAGATATAATTTATATCAAAGGTCGAATAAAATTGGTATAATTTAGTCTTAATTTTAGAGAGAATTAATTGGTGATAACATGCATAAGTCTAGTCATGATAAAATGAGTTGGTTTAAAAATACTTATCTTAATGATAATGATTTTTTAGATATATTGGATGTTGGTTCTTTAGATACAAGTGGTACTAATTATAATTATAAATCTATTTTTAATAGTTCTAATTGGACTTATCAGGGTTTAGATTTTGAAAAAGGGGCTAATGTGGATATTGTTGTTGATGATATTTACAATTGGTATGAAGTTGAAGACAATAGCTATGATGTTGTTGTTTCAGGTCAATTTTTTGAACATTTAGGTTTCTTCTGGCTTACAATGGCTGAAATTGACAGAGTTTTAAGGCCTGGTGGTTTTTGCTGTATTATTGCTCCTAGTGGAGGACCTAAACATGGTGATGCAGATACTGACTGCTATCGTTTTTATGAAGATGGTATGAGGGCATTAGCTAAATATGTTGATTTTGAAGTTATTCATGTTTCTACAAATGCTGATGCTAAACCTTGGTGTGATACATGTCTTGTTGCTAAAAAAACAGGTTCTTTAGTAAATAGTGGAGATAATTTAGAAAGAAGAATGAATAATCTTGAAAATAAATTAGATGCGATTCTAAATTCAATTAAAAAATAATTATTGTGGTTTTTATGGAGTCAGTTAGTAATATTGATCAAATTGGGAATTTAAAGCAAAATAATTTTATTGGTAGACCAGAATTTGTTAATTCCAATGTTACTTTTAGAGGTAAAGGTAATTTATTTTATTGTGAACGTGAGGTTAAGTTAGTTAATGCAAATATACGTTTTGAAGGTAATAATTCGTTAGTTTATTTATCTTCCACTCCTAATTCACAATATCCTTTGAATTTACAGGTTTATCATGATTCAGTTGTCTTTTTTGGTCGTGATAATAATATGACTGCTCCTTTAAACATCAATGTTCAGGAACATCAGAATTTAGTTATTGGTGATGATTGTAATATTGGTAGTGGTACAAATATTAGAACTTCTTTTGCTTATCCGATATATTTATCCAAAACTAAAGAAAGGATTAATTTTCCGGGTTCTGTTCTTATTGGGGATCATGTGTGGTTAGGTCATTTGGCTTATATATCTTCAGGAGTTGTTTTAGGTTCTGGTTCTATTGTAGATAATAATGCATTTGTCCCTCCTAACTGTAAAGGATTGTCTAATTCTTTTTTGAGCGGTAATCCTGTACAAATTATTCAAGAAAATGTTTTTTTTACTAAAGATTATTTAGGTGCTTTCAGTGAATCAGAGTCTGAAAGTGTTAATAGTTATGTAAGTGATGTTTTTATTTATAATGTCATTCCAAATGAATCACTTTACTTTCCTAAAATTGACGAAACATTAAAATGTTTGAATGTTGATGATTCTCTGGATTTTATTCAGAAATTATTTGTCCAAAATAAAAGAAAAAATAGATTTGCAATAAAATAAGGATTTGAAGGTTATTTTTAACCTATATATCCTTGATTTGCAGGTCTTAGGCTTGTAATAATTTCAGCAGCTATTTTTGAAGAATAATCATTTTTATTATCATAGTTCAGTATCCACATACGATAATTTGTATTATCTTTTTCAAAGAATAATTGTGTTGAATTAGTATAATTTGTTTCACGATAGGTTACATATACATTAATATCATCTATTTTTTGAGTTTCATTGCCTACTGTAAAATTATCTTTTAGAGCTTTTTGGAAATAGGTTTTAATTGAAACATTGTCATTTAAATGAGTTATATTTATAGTTATATTGTTACTTTTATCGTAGAGGCTTATTGTATTTTTACTTTCATTAGTAATATTGAAATTGTCAGGCAAATCAAACTTGGCACCTTCGAATTCTATTTTGTTTGAATTAAAATCAAAACCATTGTAATTGTATAAATTGACCTCTACCATTAATAAAATCAGTATAATTAATAATAAATATAGTTTTTTCATAATTCTCACCATCAAAAGCTTTATTATCTTTGGTAGATATATTATTATATTAATGGTTATATCTGATATATTTTTGGGATTATTTTTTAAAATAGTGGGGGGCTATAAAAATTCATGATAAATTTTTATTTTCTGTTATAATTGCAGCACATAACTCTGATTTGTATTTAAAAAAAGCATTTGATTCTGTTATTAGTCAAAGTTTGGATTTTGAAAAAAATATTCAAATTATTGTAGTTAATGATGGAAGTACGGATAATACAGAAGAAATGTGTTTGAAATATAGGGTTAGATATCCTCAAAATATTAAGTATATATCAACTAAAGATTGTTTTGGCCCAGCACATGCTAGAAATCAGGGATTAAAAGAAGCACAAGGAAAATATATTAATTTTTTAGACAGTGATGATTATATAAGCCATAATACATTTAAAGATGTTTATAATTTCTTTGAAAAACATTATTCAGAAATTGATGTTGTTTCAATTCCAATATATTATTTTGGATCACAAAAAGGTAATCACCCTTTAAATTTTAAATTTAAAAAAACAGAAGTTGTTGATTTATTGAAACAACCGGAATTTATTCAATTATCCGGACCTTCTTCATTTTTTAAAGCAGAAGCTATTGAAAATATTAAATTTAATGATAAATTACAAACTGCTGAAGATGCATTTTTTGTTAATCAGGTTCTTTTAAATAAACTAAAATTAGGGCTTGTTAAAAGCGGATCTTATTTTTATAGAAAATTTGAAGCTAAAAATTCTCTTCTTGATTATTCAAGTAAAACTAAAGAGTACTATATTTCTAGAATTAAACAGTTTCATTTTAAATTAATTGAATGTTCTAAAAGAGATTATGGTGAAGTTTTAAAGTTTATTCAATATGTATTGATGTATGATTTGCAATGGCTTTTCAAAATTAAAAAAATTGACCATATTTTAAGTTATGATGAAATTTATGAACTTTACATCAATCTGATTTTTATTTTGCAAAATATTGATGATGATGTGATATATAATCAAAAAAATATTCAAAATCAGCTTAAAACACATATATTCTTTTTAAAATATTTAGGTAATGATTATTTAGCTAATTGTGATTGTAAATATAGAAAACAAGTTTATAATGATATTCTTGATAAGTTATCATTAAATCAGGTGTTCATTGATATTTTTGAGATACAAAATAATGTTATTTATGTTTCAGGATTTATTACTACATTTTTCAATAAAAAAGATAAGGTTTTTGCCTTTGTTAATGATAAGATTTTTGAAACTAAAGAGTTGAAATATCCACAAAGAGATAGGTTTTCTCTAAATTTTGAATATGCCTACAATAATGATTTTGAGCTTTTTATTCCAATTACTTCAAAAAATCTTAAAATCCAATTTAAAACGGATGTTAATGATTTTAAAGATCTTGAAATAAAATTTAATAGGCCTTGCAGACTTTCAAATACCTCTAAATATTCACTTTCAAAAAATCACATTGCTAAGGTTAAAGGAAGTGTAATAACTGTCAAACCAAAAAATTGGGTAAGAATATTGAAAAATGAGATTTCAACTATTTACACAATGTTGCATGAAACTAATCAGGGCTGGAGAACTGGTGTGATATTTAGAATTGTTTATTTTATTTTATATCCGTTTTTATCATCTAGAAGAATTTGGATTTTTATGGATTTGCCTTATTTGGCTGATGATAATGGTATTAATCTTTTTAAATATGCTGTTGGTATAAATGATGGTATTGAAAAGGTTTTTGTTTTAAATAAAGATAATTTTGCATTTGATGAAGTTTCTCAAATTGGAAAAACCATTGAATACGGTTCTATTAAACATAGGATATATGCTTTATTTGCAGAAAAGGTCATATCCTCCCATCCGGATAATGGTTTAGTATATCCATTTTGGGGTAATTATCCTTTTTTATCAGGTCTTGTTAAATTTAGGCTTGTATTTTTACAGCATGGTATTACAAAGGATAATATTTCAATGTGGCTTAATAAAGCGGATAAAAACATTTCATTAATTGTAACGGCATCAAAACTGGAATTGCAATCATTTTTTAAGTATCCTTATAACTATCATAAAGATGTTCCTCAGTTATTGGGGTTTCCTAGATATGATGCTCTTGAAAAAAAGGAAGATTATAAAGAAATTGTAATTATGCCTTCCTGGAGGAGGCATTTCCATCATTCAACTAAAGAAAAAATATTAAAATCAAATTACTTCAAAATATACAATACTTTAATTAATGATTCTCGTTTAATTGATTTTTGTAGAGAACATGGTTATAAATTGATTTTTAAACCGCATCCAAATGTTTACAGATTCATTGAATTATTTGAAACTAATGATTATGTAACAATTGATTCAACTTCCAATAGTTATAATAATATTTTCACACATGCTTCTTTAGTAATAACAGATTATTCTTCAATAGCTTTTGATTTTGCTTATTTAAAAAAGCCAGTTATTTATTATCATTATGCTCAGGATTATCATTTTGATATTGAAGAGAGCTATTTTGATTATAAAACAATGGGTTTTGGAGAAGTTGTTGATAATCATGAAGAATTAATTGATTTGATAATGGAATATATTGAAAATGAATGTGAAATGAAAAATCAGTATATTAAAAGAGTCGATGATTTCTTTGAGTTTAGTGATAAAAATAATTGTAAAAGAGTCTATGAGGCTATTAAAAAGATGGATTATGAGTAACTGGATAATGAAATTAAAAAATCAGTTTTTACTGTTTATATTAAAATCGTTAACTTTATATACTTTAAAAAACACATTTTTTAATAACTACTTTTGTTATGTGTGATGCGGGGGTGGTCGAGTGGTCAAAGGCGATAGGTTGAGGGCCTATTGGGTTAGTCCCTTCGCGGGTTCAAGTCCCGTCTCCCGCACTTTAATTAATAAACTATTTTTCTGATTATTATGTCTAATAAATACTTAAATGCAATTTCTTCATTAGATAATAATGTTTTTATAGATATTGAGGTTTCTCCAAATTCCAATAAATTTCAAATTTCAGGATTTAACGAATGGAGAAACAGA encodes the following:
- a CDS encoding glycosyltransferase, with protein sequence MIKINKNNIKISIVIPIYDNNNYVKDCLHSLLNQTLKQIEIVCINYCSDDWLKYFAGKNEHFQVFSKKKSENIINIINGEYVTFINQEDFFMFITFDALYDYVCINKCDMLFYPSGIITENKEILHDEYFEYSLLNSHKNQKDFMDYLFFSSHEITNILYNVSFLKKLNLSFPTDISFDNVYFFFKTFLSSNSIGFFDSIMAFKRKEMQPYYIKEDIKKEEYPIFGNDFCNYFFINNYDFSKIVFNKSYFDTLINIINLFDNLFLFNVVSRNLLNYICCFVKKSYICAENKNIIFNLIKHFFDEINNKHYMDFILNLDVENLIFYRMILKSQTNGEFILNYKIREVKMDKYSLEVSNGNLKNNIQELSSELNGIKQEVVLLNNKYNSINKEYNSLNKKYDSISTEYNSLNKKYDSISTEYNSLNKEYDSISTEYNFLNKEYNSIKKDLIALRGRNRYLSLKNKKLFEENKELEEEIKLKITNSKSSWKKLINKFKS
- a CDS encoding class I SAM-dependent methyltransferase codes for the protein MHKSSFQSMEKFKNDYLNPEKPLNILDIGSYDASDTSYNYGRFLREDNWKYQGMDIQKGPNIDIVVSDIYNWIEIEDNSFDVVVSGQAFEHMEFFWKAIKEIERILKPGGLCCIIAPSAGPVHKNPYDCFRFTDDGMKQVANYVGLQILECYVNDDEISYPWYDCVLIARKQYGVNNNLEKRMDNLENKLDLILKKINE
- a CDS encoding DUF6270 domain-containing protein gives rise to the protein MVFTVGVFGSCVSRDLFNSQIVPNYKTFFQIISYSQRTSIISLMQNNIKFDEKDIIFENDYNDSIRYDLSKCWLSEIANNPPDYIIMDVIYELIFGILILDDGNIITNNYWDLPKTKFYETIKDKSTALTIIEDSKTYFKLYEESIDLFFNFLKNNCQSSKIILNSARYATKILKKDKTIVDESGNSYLLNVNSYIEDLELYIENNYDVEIMYFGRDYLADESHIWGSGRTHYEKSYYSDKFNQLKHIVEFDNISKNYQFLADKNLNYEKEIEHLLFQQKILKEKLIKIHDQKKFYCKNNGVLRKENMFLKKKLEENL
- a CDS encoding methyltransferase domain-containing protein; its protein translation is MHKSSHDKMSWFKNTYLNDNDFLDILDVGSLDTSGTNYNYKSIFNSSNWTYQGLDFEKGANVDIVVDDIYNWYEVEDNSYDVVVSGQFFEHLGFFWLTMAEIDRVLRPGGFCCIIAPSGGPKHGDADTDCYRFYEDGMRALAKYVDFEVIHVSTNADAKPWCDTCLVAKKTGSLVNSGDNLERRMNNLENKLDAILNSIKK
- a CDS encoding DapH/DapD/GlmU-related protein; the protein is MESVSNIDQIGNLKQNNFIGRPEFVNSNVTFRGKGNLFYCEREVKLVNANIRFEGNNSLVYLSSTPNSQYPLNLQVYHDSVVFFGRDNNMTAPLNINVQEHQNLVIGDDCNIGSGTNIRTSFAYPIYLSKTKERINFPGSVLIGDHVWLGHLAYISSGVVLGSGSIVDNNAFVPPNCKGLSNSFLSGNPVQIIQENVFFTKDYLGAFSESESESVNSYVSDVFIYNVIPNESLYFPKIDETLKCLNVDDSLDFIQKLFVQNKRKNRFAIK
- a CDS encoding CDP-glycerol glycerophosphotransferase family protein, coding for MYLKKAFDSVISQSLDFEKNIQIIVVNDGSTDNTEEMCLKYRVRYPQNIKYISTKDCFGPAHARNQGLKEAQGKYINFLDSDDYISHNTFKDVYNFFEKHYSEIDVVSIPIYYFGSQKGNHPLNFKFKKTEVVDLLKQPEFIQLSGPSSFFKAEAIENIKFNDKLQTAEDAFFVNQVLLNKLKLGLVKSGSYFYRKFEAKNSLLDYSSKTKEYYISRIKQFHFKLIECSKRDYGEVLKFIQYVLMYDLQWLFKIKKIDHILSYDEIYELYINLIFILQNIDDDVIYNQKNIQNQLKTHIFFLKYLGNDYLANCDCKYRKQVYNDILDKLSLNQVFIDIFEIQNNVIYVSGFITTFFNKKDKVFAFVNDKIFETKELKYPQRDRFSLNFEYAYNNDFELFIPITSKNLKIQFKTDVNDFKDLEIKFNRPCRLSNTSKYSLSKNHIAKVKGSVITVKPKNWVRILKNEISTIYTMLHETNQGWRTGVIFRIVYFILYPFLSSRRIWIFMDLPYLADDNGINLFKYAVGINDGIEKVFVLNKDNFAFDEVSQIGKTIEYGSIKHRIYALFAEKVISSHPDNGLVYPFWGNYPFLSGLVKFRLVFLQHGITKDNISMWLNKADKNISLIVTASKLELQSFFKYPYNYHKDVPQLLGFPRYDALEKKEDYKEIVIMPSWRRHFHHSTKEKILKSNYFKIYNTLINDSRLIDFCREHGYKLIFKPHPNVYRFIELFETNDYVTIDSTSNSYNNIFTHASLVITDYSSIAFDFAYLKKPVIYYHYAQDYHFDIEESYFDYKTMGFGEVVDNHEELIDLIMEYIENECEMKNQYIKRVDDFFEFSDKNNCKRVYEAIKKMDYE